DNA from Halobaculum sp. XH14:
AACCCGGTCGACAGCAGGAGGATCAGCCAGCGCTCGCCGGGGTCGAACGTCGTCTCGATGACGAACAGCGCCGCGTACATCGCCACGACGAACAGCAGCGCGCTCCCGGCCGTCCAGCCGATCACCGGCGGCCGGAGTTCGGGGTCGGTGTCCGACTCGTGGAGCCACATCGCCGCCGCGAGCAGGACGACCGACGGGATCGCGAGCAGGATGACCTCGAGGTAGCCGTCGAGGCTCGAGTCGGCGATCTCGCGTGCGTCCTGAAACACGTAGAAGAAGGACACGTACGCGACGGTGAACCCGACCCACAGGAACGCCATGATTCGCGTCGTGGTGAGGCACCGTCCGGTTCCGAGGGGAGGTCCCATCGCCTACGCAGTCCGCCAATCGGCATACAGCGTTTACTATGATGACTCAATACTGCCCACTATTCGGACGGAGGGCTACTAGAAGCAGTTATTCTCGGGTGCCGCCGTTCGCCGGCCGTGTCACGAGGAACCGGCGGGTCGACCGGGGTCGGCGACGCGATCGGGCGGGACCCACGCTGGGAACGCACGGTCCTCGCTCTCGGACTCCTCAGCGCGCTGCTGTTCGGACTCGGGCTACAGGTGACCGAGGCGGCCGGCGAGTTCGCGGTCGACGTGGACCTCAAGCCGTTCTTCATCCCGTACCTGCTCGTCGGCCTGGCCAGGTTCGGCATCCCGACTCTGTCGGTCGGGCTCGGGGCCGCGCTCGGCGAGGGCGTCCTCGACGTGTTCGAGGGGTACGAACTGGACGACCCGATCGGGTTCATCGGCTACGTCGTCGGCTTCGTCGTGTTCGGCTGGTATCTCGACCAGCGAACCGCGGACCCGACGTCGTCCCGGTCGCTCGTCGTCGCGGCCGTCCTCGGCGCGCTCGCCCAGGCCGTGTTCGAGGGATCGGCGTTCCTCATCTTCGACCCGAGCGCCGGCCCCCTCGCCGCGACGCTCAGCGTCCTGGGGAACACGGTCACCCACGGAGTCCTGCTGGGCGCGATTCCGCTCGTGCTGCTCCACGACCCGGTTCGGCGGCGGTTCGGCGCGTACGTGCCGTGACTGGAGGGCCGAGCCGCCGGGGGACTGACGGGACCCCCCGCGACCGGTTCATCGCCCGTCCGACTCGTTCACGGAACGGCCGCTCACTCCCGAAACAGCCGATAGGAAGTCCGCCCGACCGCGACGTCCTTCTGCTCGCCGTCCGGGTCGACGCTCGAGACGACCGTGTCGGTGTAGCCCATCGAGCCGCCCGTCCGGAGCACCTCGGCTTCGACGCGGAGGTCGTCAGTCGCGGGCCGGAGGTAGGTGACGTTCAGGTCGGTCGTCGCCAGCGACCCGGTCGTCGGGTCGTCGAACGTCGAGCGGAGCGCGAACCCGGACGCGGTGTCCACGAGCGTCGCCGCGATGCCGCCGTGGATGGAGCCGACGGGCGAGCCGGGGTTCACCAGCTTCTCGTCGTACGGGACGGACATGACGATGCGGCCGCGATCGAGCTCCTCGACGCGCAGGTTCAGCCACGAGAGGAAGCCGTGGCTCTCGATGAACGACTGGAGCAGTTCGACGTGGTCGGCGTCGAGGTCCGGGAACAGTTCGTCGTCCTCGCTCATGGGAGAAGGGGGCCGCCGCGGTACTTCACCGTTCGGAAGTCGCCGGGCGGTAGCCGCCGCCTCGGGTCAGTACCGAACCCGCGTCCCCGTCCGAGTCAGTCCTCGCCGTCGGCGACGACGCTCTCGCCCGTGTCGTCACGCTCGTCGGTACCGTCGTCCCCGGCGGCGCTCTGTCGACCCTCGGCGGCGCTCACCGGCCCGCCGTCGCCCTCGCCGAAGCCGGCCGAGAGGACGCGGGTGAGCGCCTCCTCGACCCGCTCGTCCGTCTCGGTGATGTCGGCCGACTCCACCTCCAGCACGAACCCGGTGGTGATGTTCGGCGCTGTCGGCATGAACAGCACCTCGCGGTCGTCGCTCGTTCGCTTGCCGGTCTTGAACGCCGTCATCCGCATCCCCTCCCAGGGCTCGATGCGGACGGGCTTCTGGAGTTCGTCGGTCCCGGTGAGCGCCGTCTCGACCGCGAGCTTCGACGCGTTGTACAGCACCCGAATCACCGGGAGGCGGTTGATGGCGGCGTCGAGAAATCCCTCCGCGAACCGCCCCGCGGTCGTCCGCATCATGTACCCGGCCGCGAACACGACGAGGACGAACACCGTCAGGACGATGACGACCTGCAGGAGGTTGACGACGAACGCGACGAGCCAGTCGGCCATCCCCGGCGGCGGCGACTCCCAGACCACCGTCGGGACGAACGGGAGTTCGAGGAGCTGGGTGTAGAGCCAGTTGGCGACGAACAGGATGACGAGCAGCGGGATCACGACCACGAGCCCGCTTGCGAAGTCCCGCTTCCACGTGGACATTGTTGTGCTACTTCACGTTCGGGGACGAGGGGTTATCAGCGCTTCTACACGCGCGAGGCTCGCCCTCGGAGGCGAACGAGCCGGACGGACCTCCGGGGGAACTCGGTCCGTTCAGACGCCAACGACCGCCCGCAGCGCGAACAACAGGTTCTCCTTGCGCTCGCGCACGCGGCGGTAGAAGTACGAGAGCCACTTGTCGCCGTAGGGCGCGTACTGCCACACCTCCACGCCCTCGGCGGCGAGTTCGCGCTGGGCGTCCGGGCGCACGCCCATGAGCATCTGGACCTCGAACCCGGCGCCGTGTTCCGCGTGGAGCTCCTTCGCGTACGAGATCATCGCGGGGTCGTGGCTCCCGACCGCGATGCCGCCCTCCCGGCGCGAGAACAGCAGTTCCAGCCCCTCGCGGTACGCCTCGTTCACGTCGGCCTTGTCGGTGTACGCGATTTCGGGGTCCTCGTCGTAGGCCCCCTTCACGAGCCGGAGTTTGCCGGGGACGTCGGCGAGCCGGTCGAGGTCCTCCCGCGTGCGCCGGAGGTTCGCCTGCACGCAGAGGCCGACGCCGCCGTCGTGTTCGCGCGCCAGCTCCTCGAAGGCGTCGAGCGTCGCGCCCGTCGTGGTTGCGTCCTCCATGTCACACCAGACGAACACGTCGTGCTCCCGGCCCGCCTCGACGACCCGGCCGAAGTTCTCGCGGAACACGCCCTCGCCGACGTCGAGGCCGAGTTGTGACGGCTTGACCGAGACGCAGGCGTCGAGGTCGGTGCCGCCGATGTCGGCGACGAGCGACTCGTAGGTCGCGGCGTCCTCGTCGGCCGGGGCGCGCTCGTGGTAGTGTTCGCCCAGGAGGTTGAGGATGACCTTGACGTCGTCCTCGTTCTCCCGGCGGGCGTGTTCGAACGCCGCCGCGGGCGTCTCGCCCGCGACGAACCGGCTCGCGATGGGAGGAATCATCTGGTCGCACGCTTGCCACCCCCCCGTCTTGAGTGTTGTCGGTTCTGCTCCGCGGTGTCCGGGCGGAGTGGTATCTTTCGCGGTGTTCTCCGGATTTTTGTCGCGTGCGTGTTCTGACCGGTCGTCGTCGCAGGGGTGACGCTGGTGACGACCGCGGAAGCCCCGCGGCTCTGTCATTCCCGTCCACCGGTTTTCCTATCAAGCGTCGTTCCCCTGACTACCGAACGTGCACGCCGTGGGCAGTCCACCGTGACGCCGCCCGGCTGACGGTCGACGGGATGTGGCGGGCGCGACCGCGAGCGACCCGTGGGAGCGAGCCGCGCCCGCCGGGGAGGCGTGGGGAGCCCACGCGACGACCCGACCGTCCCACGGGGCGGGACTGAACGGGATCGGATCGGGCGTCCGGGGGCTTTCAACGTAGTCGTCAGGCGGGCGATCGAAACGGCAGGAGTACTGGCTCCGTTCAGGACGGCTAGCCGAAACTCTCGATCTTCGCGTCGTCCACGTCGGCACCCGCCGCCGCCAGCGCTTCCGAGGCGTCCTCGACGAACCCGGCGAACCCGTAGACGAACGCGCGCTCGCCCTCTGCTCCCGTCACCGCGTCCGCCACCGGGTCCGCTATGTCGCCCTCGGTCACGACGACGCTCGCGCCGCGCTCGCGGATGTCGTCCAGGCGGTCGACGTGGGCCGGTCGGTCGTCCCGGTACACGACCGCCGCATCGTTGCCCGTTTCGAGGGCGGCCTCAGCGATGGCGACCGCCGGGCCGATGCCGGGCCCGCCCGCGAGGACGACCGCGCGGGACTCGCCCTCGTAGTACTCGTCGCCGAAGGGGCCCGACAGTTCGACCGTGTCACCCGGGTCGAGCGCGGCGAGTTCGGCCGAAAAGTCGCCGCCGTCGAGGCCGACGGTCGTCTCGAACGTGCCGTCGGCGTCGGGCGAGGAGACGGTGTAGAATCGCGATTCGGGCTCGCCGTCCACCTCCGCCGTCAGGCGGGCGAACTGGCCGGGCTTCGCGTCGAACGCGGCGGGGGAGTCGAACGCGACCGCGACGGTGTCCGGGCCGACCTCGGTGACCGACCTGACCGTGATCGTAGCGTCCATGCCCGTCGTTTTGAACGGGGGGTACGGGAAGGTGTCGTTCCCCCGACGGGCGAGCACGCTCGGCAGCGGCGGACGAACGTCCGGTTTTCGTCCGTCGTTGGGTGGCCGGTTCGACAGATGACGGCGAATCCGCCGGATCGCCGGCCGAACGGCAAGCACGTGAAGTCTCCCCCTTTCAGAAGGCTTTTCCTCCGACCACGGGAACCACCGACTAGTATGCCAGCGGACTTCAACTGGGCCATCGGCGGCGAAGCCGGCGATGGGATCGACTCCACCGGGAAAATCTTCGCGCAAGCGCTCTCCCGCGCGGGTCGACACGTCTTCACCTCGAAGGACTTCGCCTCCCGAATTCGGGGCGGCTACACCGCCTACAAGGTGCGAACGTCCGTCGACAAGGTGCAGTCGGTCGTCGACAGGCTCGACGTGCTCATCGCGCTCACCCCCCGGACCATCGACGAGAACCTCGACGAGCTGCACGACGGCTCGGTGATCATCTACGACGGCGAACGCACCACGATGCAGGACGTCGAGATTCCGGGCGAGATGATCGGCCTGAACGTCCCGCTGAAGGCGCTGGCCGAGGAAGCCGGCGGCGCGATCATGCGGAACGTCGTCGCGCTGGGGGCCGCGTGTGCGGTCACCTCCTTTCCCATCGAGAACCTCGACTCCTCGCTGAAGAAGCGCTTCGGCGACAAGGGCCAGGCGATCGTCGAGAACAACAAGGAGGCCGCCCGGAAGGGGCTCGAGTACGTCCGCGAGGAGTACGACGAGGAGGACCTGGAGTACGACCTCGACACGACCGACAACGACTACGTCCTGTTGAACGGCGACGAGGCCATCGGGATGGGCGCCATCGCCGCCGGCTGCAAGTTCTACGCCGGCTACCCCATCACACCCGCGACGGACGTGATGACCTACCTGACGGGTCGCATCGAGCAGTTCGGCGGGCACGTCGTGCAGGCCGAGGACGAGCTCGCGGCGATCAACCTCGCGCTGGGCGCCGCTCGCTCGGGCGCGCGCTCGATGACCGCGACCTCCGGCCCCGGCATCGACCTGATGACCGAGACGTTCGGGCTCGTGGCGACCTCCGAGACGCCGCTGGTCATCTGTGACGTGATGCGTTCGGGCCCCTCGACGGGGATGCCGACCAAGCAGGAGCAGGGCGACCTCAACATGCTGCTGTACGGCGGGCACGGCGAGATTCCCCGCTTCGTCCTCGCGCCGACGACGGTCGCCGAGTGCTTCTGGAAGACCGTCGAGGCGTTCAACCTCGCCGAGCAGTATCAGACTCCCGTCTATCTCACCTCCGACCTCTCGCTCGCGGTCACCGAGCAGACGTTCGAGCCGGACGCCTTCGACATGGACGCCGTCGAGATCGACCGCGGCAAGGTCGTCGACGACGACTCCATCGGCGACCACCGGACCGAGCAGGGACAGTTCAAACCCCACGAGCTCACCGACGACGGCGTCAGCCCGCGCGCGTTCCCGGGCACCGCCGGCGGCGCGCACATGTCCACCGGCCTGGAACACGACGAGCTCGGGCGACGGACCGAGGACACGGAGATGCGCGTGAAGCAGGTCGAGAAGCGCGACCGGAAGGTCGAGACCGCGCGGGCCGAGGAGGACTGGAGCCCGCGGGAGTTCGGCGACCCCGAGGCTGAGAACCTCGTCGTCTCGTGGGGCTCGAACGAGGGCGCGCTCGTCGAGGCGCTCGACCTCCTCGAGGAGGAGGACGTCGAGGTCCGCGTGCTTTCGGTGCCGTACATCTTCCCCCGACCCGGCCTCTCCGAGGCGTTCGAGTCGGCCGAGGAGGTCGTCGTCGTCGAGTGTAACGCGACCGGACAGTTCGCGGACGTGCTCGAACACGACACCCTTACCCGCGTGAAACGTGTGAACAAGTACAACGGCGTCCGCTTCAAGGCGGACGAACTCGCGGCGGACATCAAGGAGACACTGGAGGCCTAACATGAGCTCGCAGGTCAAATTCACCGACTTCAAGTCCGACAAGCAGCCGACGTGGTGCCCCGGGTGCGGGGACTTCGGCACGATGAACGGCATGATGAAGGGGCTGGCGGAGACGGGGAACGACCCCGACAACACCTTCGTCGTCGCCGGCATCGGCTGTTCGGGCAAGATCGGCACGTACATGCACAGCTACGCCATTCACGGCGTCCACGGCCGGGCGCTCCCGGTCGGCGCCGGCGTGAAGATGGCGAACCCGGAACTGGAAGTGATGGTCGCCGGCGGCGACGGCGACGGCTACTCCATCGGCGCGGGCCACTTCGTCCACGCGGTCCGGCGCAACGTGGACATGAGCTACGTCGTGATGGACAACCGCATCTACGGGCTCACCAAGGGCCAGGCCTCGCCCACCTCGCGCGAGGACTTCGAGACGGCGACGACGCCCGAAGGGCCGAAACAGCCCCCGGTCAACCCGCTCGCGCTCGCGCTCGCCTCCGGCGCGACGTTCATCGCCCAGTCGTTCTCCAGCGACGCCCTGCGTCACCAGGAGATCGTCCAGCAGGCGATCGAGCACGACGGGTTCGGCTTCGTCAACGTGTTCTCGCCCTGTGTGACGTTCAACGACGTGGACACGTACGACTACTTCCGCGACTCGCTGGTCGATCTGGCCGACACCGACTACGACGCCACGGACCGCGAGGCGGCAAAGGAGAAGGTCCTCGACGCGGACAAGGAGTACATGGGCGTCCTCTACCAGGACGAGGACTCCGTGCCGTACGAGGCCCAGCACGGGCTCGACTCGCCGATGCACGAGGTCGACGACGGCGCGCCCGAGGGCGCGATGGACCTCGTTCGGGAGTTCTACTGAAGGAACCTCTTTTCCGGAGGTCCTCCTCGCTCGCGCGCCGGAGGCGCGCTCGCTCGTCGAACCCCCGCAAAACCCGTTCATGCCAAAAGGCCGCGAGCAACGGTCGGCGCGGCTTCGCCGCGCCTCCCTCGCTCGCGGTGGGTACCGGAATGACTGATCCCCTGATCGGGTTCGTCGCTCACCAGTTGTCTTCCTGCTATCTCCTCGGCCGGAGAACTGAACGTTTGCACTAGACACCCTTGCTTTTGTACCCCGTTCACGGAGAAGCTGCCGTGGCGTACGACGGCCGATGAGCATCCATCGCTACGATAGCAGGACCCCCAATGTCGCACCAGTAGTTGTACCGTGAGAGAGGGAGGCCGGAGGCCGACCGAGCGAGCGGCTCTTTGGCATGAACGGGTTTTGCGGGGGTCTGGCCGCAGCGCTCGACGAAGTCGAGCGCGAGGACATGCCCCCGCAAAAGAGGTTCGTTTACCGTTCCCGAACCACGACGAACTCGGCGAGGTCCCGCAGGTAGCCCGACGCCTCGGAGTCCTCGATGGTCGCCGTCTCCAGGGCCTCCAGCGCGCGGGTCGGCCTCCTCGCGTGCCCGCTCGTCGGCCTCCTCGGGCGTCAGGTCCGTCACCTGGAGCAGCGACGGCCGGTCCACCGCCTCGTCCTGGCCGGTCGGCTTGCCGAGGTCCGCCGCGTCCGCGGTCGCGTCGAGCACGTCGTCGCGGATCTGGAAGGCGACCCCGACGCGCTCGGCGTACTCGCCGAACGACTCGACCGTGAACCCGTCGGCGCCCGCCGCGACCGCGCCGAGTTCCGCTGACGCGCGGAACAGCGCGCCGGTCTTCCGGCGGGCCAGTTCCATGTACTCCGCCTCGTTCGTCGGCCGGGCGACGAGTTCGGTCGCCTCGCCCTCGCCGAGTTCGACCATCGCCTCCGCGACGATCTGCATCGCCCGCTCGTCCCGCGAGAAGAGGCCGAACGCCTCGCCGAGCAGGCCGTCGGAGGCGACGATGGCGGGGCCGTAGCCGAACTCCGCCCAGGCGCTCGGCGTCCCCCGGCGCACCTCCGACCGGTCGATGATGTCGTCGACGACGAGCGAGGCGTTGTGGACGAGCTCCGCGCCGACCGCGAAGTCGACCGCCTCCGTCGGGTCGCCCCCGGCCGTCTCGCAGACGAGGAGCGTCACCGTCGGGCGGACGCGCTTGCCGCCGGCGAGCGCGACGTGCTCCAGCTCCGCGGCGAGTGCGTCGGGCTCGACCGACTCGGCAACCTCGCCCAGCCGGTCGTTCACCATCACGACCCGGCGCTCCAGGTACTCCATTGCCCATGCTTCCGGGATGGCCCGGCAAGTACGTGACGGAACGTCCGGGCGGACTCGGACGAGCGGCCGCGGGCGACCGGAACGAGCGACGAGAAGCTGAGCGAAACCAGGCGTAGGTTCATGTCCGAAGCCGTGGCCACGCCACCCCATGACCTGACCGACGCCGCGGGTCGGGCGAGGCCGGTGTACGGCGTCCCGCCCGCGGACCGTCTCGCCGTCTGTCAGCCCTCAACGGAGCGTCGCGCGGAGACACAGGGACGTCGGCTCCCGCGACACGCGCTCGTACGTCTCCGGGGATTTCTCGCGGAACCCCCCGGTCGGCGTCGCCTCGGAGACGCGGTCAAGCCGAAAGCCCGCTTCGAGCAGTGGGTTTAGCGCCGTCTCCAGCGGTCGGCGGTACGTCGGCACCTCGACCGGGTCGCCAAAGTCCTCCCAGACGGCGCTCACCGCCTCGACCGCGAAGTAGTCCTCCGGGTCGAAGAACGTCGCGTCCGCGAACGGGTGTCCGACCGAACAGACGAGAGTTCCGTCTGCCCGAAGTATCCGCGCGAGCTCCCCGAACAGCGGCGTCCAGTCCCGGACGTAGTCGAACGCCAGGGAGCCGTGGACGACGTCGAACGAACCGTCAGGAAACGGGAGGGGGCCGCCGAGGTCCGCACGGAGCAGCGACGCGTCCCCGTCGATGCGGCCCCAGGCGTGCCGGAGCATCGCCGGACTCACGTCGAGACCGACTACCTCGGTGCCGGCCGCCAGCAGTTCGGCGGTCGTGATGCCGGGACCACAGCCGGCATCGAGAACTCGTTTCCCGTCCAGATCCGGGAGTAGCTCCCGCGTTTCCGGGCGTTCGAGGTCGGCGT
Protein-coding regions in this window:
- a CDS encoding class I SAM-dependent methyltransferase: MTDEERPRALEAYERLADAYAERAPTKPFNADLERPETRELLPDLDGKRVLDAGCGPGITTAELLAAGTEVVGLDVSPAMLRHAWGRIDGDASLLRADLGGPLPFPDGSFDVVHGSLAFDYVRDWTPLFGELARILRADGTLVCSVGHPFADATFFDPEDYFAVEAVSAVWEDFGDPVEVPTYRRPLETALNPLLEAGFRLDRVSEATPTGGFREKSPETYERVSREPTSLCLRATLR
- a CDS encoding proline dehydrogenase family protein, with product MIPPIASRFVAGETPAAAFEHARRENEDDVKVILNLLGEHYHERAPADEDAATYESLVADIGGTDLDACVSVKPSQLGLDVGEGVFRENFGRVVEAGREHDVFVWCDMEDATTTGATLDAFEELAREHDGGVGLCVQANLRRTREDLDRLADVPGKLRLVKGAYDEDPEIAYTDKADVNEAYREGLELLFSRREGGIAVGSHDPAMISYAKELHAEHGAGFEVQMLMGVRPDAQRELAAEGVEVWQYAPYGDKWLSYFYRRVRERKENLLFALRAVVGV
- a CDS encoding FAD-dependent oxidoreductase; translation: MDATITVRSVTEVGPDTVAVAFDSPAAFDAKPGQFARLTAEVDGEPESRFYTVSSPDADGTFETTVGLDGGDFSAELAALDPGDTVELSGPFGDEYYEGESRAVVLAGGPGIGPAVAIAEAALETGNDAAVVYRDDRPAHVDRLDDIRERGASVVVTEGDIADPVADAVTGAEGERAFVYGFAGFVEDASEALAAAGADVDDAKIESFG
- a CDS encoding PaaI family thioesterase — protein: MSEDDELFPDLDADHVELLQSFIESHGFLSWLNLRVEELDRGRIVMSVPYDEKLVNPGSPVGSIHGGIAATLVDTASGFALRSTFDDPTTGSLATTDLNVTYLRPATDDLRVEAEVLRTGGSMGYTDTVVSSVDPDGEQKDVAVGRTSYRLFRE
- a CDS encoding 2-oxoacid:ferredoxin oxidoreductase subunit beta — encoded protein: MSSQVKFTDFKSDKQPTWCPGCGDFGTMNGMMKGLAETGNDPDNTFVVAGIGCSGKIGTYMHSYAIHGVHGRALPVGAGVKMANPELEVMVAGGDGDGYSIGAGHFVHAVRRNVDMSYVVMDNRIYGLTKGQASPTSREDFETATTPEGPKQPPVNPLALALASGATFIAQSFSSDALRHQEIVQQAIEHDGFGFVNVFSPCVTFNDVDTYDYFRDSLVDLADTDYDATDREAAKEKVLDADKEYMGVLYQDEDSVPYEAQHGLDSPMHEVDDGAPEGAMDLVREFY
- a CDS encoding DUF502 domain-containing protein translates to MSTWKRDFASGLVVVIPLLVILFVANWLYTQLLELPFVPTVVWESPPPGMADWLVAFVVNLLQVVIVLTVFVLVVFAAGYMMRTTAGRFAEGFLDAAINRLPVIRVLYNASKLAVETALTGTDELQKPVRIEPWEGMRMTAFKTGKRTSDDREVLFMPTAPNITTGFVLEVESADITETDERVEEALTRVLSAGFGEGDGGPVSAAEGRQSAAGDDGTDERDDTGESVVADGED
- a CDS encoding 2-oxoacid:acceptor oxidoreductase subunit alpha; the protein is MPADFNWAIGGEAGDGIDSTGKIFAQALSRAGRHVFTSKDFASRIRGGYTAYKVRTSVDKVQSVVDRLDVLIALTPRTIDENLDELHDGSVIIYDGERTTMQDVEIPGEMIGLNVPLKALAEEAGGAIMRNVVALGAACAVTSFPIENLDSSLKKRFGDKGQAIVENNKEAARKGLEYVREEYDEEDLEYDLDTTDNDYVLLNGDEAIGMGAIAAGCKFYAGYPITPATDVMTYLTGRIEQFGGHVVQAEDELAAINLALGAARSGARSMTATSGPGIDLMTETFGLVATSETPLVICDVMRSGPSTGMPTKQEQGDLNMLLYGGHGEIPRFVLAPTTVAECFWKTVEAFNLAEQYQTPVYLTSDLSLAVTEQTFEPDAFDMDAVEIDRGKVVDDDSIGDHRTEQGQFKPHELTDDGVSPRAFPGTAGGAHMSTGLEHDELGRRTEDTEMRVKQVEKRDRKVETARAEEDWSPREFGDPEAENLVVSWGSNEGALVEALDLLEEEDVEVRVLSVPYIFPRPGLSEAFESAEEVVVVECNATGQFADVLEHDTLTRVKRVNKYNGVRFKADELAADIKETLEA